Proteins encoded by one window of Flagellimonas lutaonensis:
- a CDS encoding DoxX family membrane protein, translated as MIDKNLGLPVKRSVTLLRILIGWHFLYEGIIKLYNPDWTSFGYLATAQGPLKPFFTALTSDSIIGWVDTLNIVALLIVGITFTLGIFERKGAIVGIGLLALYYLAHPSFPGMPAVNVEGNYWFVNKNLIELVACVVIYNIPTGHFFGLDHFRKKKLIKIS; from the coding sequence ATGATAGATAAGAATTTGGGCCTGCCTGTCAAGCGCAGCGTTACCCTGTTGCGCATTTTGATAGGTTGGCACTTTTTGTACGAGGGGATTATAAAGTTGTATAATCCTGATTGGACCTCTTTTGGCTACCTGGCCACTGCCCAAGGGCCTTTAAAACCGTTTTTTACTGCGCTGACCAGCGATTCCATTATCGGGTGGGTCGATACATTGAACATTGTGGCCCTGCTTATTGTGGGCATTACATTTACGCTTGGCATATTTGAGCGCAAGGGCGCCATTGTGGGCATTGGGCTTTTGGCACTTTATTATTTGGCGCATCCCTCATTTCCCGGAATGCCCGCGGTCAATGTAGAGGGCAATTATTGGTTTGTCAACAAGAACCTGATCGAATTGGTGGCCTGTGTGGTAATCTACAATATTCCTACCGGTCATTTTTTCGGACTGGATCATTTTAGAAAGAAAAAACTTATTAAAATCAGCTAA
- a CDS encoding anti-sigma factor yields MMDKKRIHEEGLLEKYLLDELSENDRIFVEKAIADDVDLKQQFIQLEADFEKMAFENAIVPDPRVKTMLQKRLEEPKKLIYYRTPLMIAAGLALLFMLTTFLMYNRWQESQERLNLLQTQTNSLQERLVVLEENYQTTNERLQLINAPSTVPFLLKGQVLDQDARAVAYVNHQNKLVVVNPKGLPQLPEDQTYQMWGDVDGEMISMGLLPTDKDLVMLKYIDKAESLNITIEPAGGNDHPTVEKLVSYVTM; encoded by the coding sequence ATGATGGATAAGAAAAGGATACATGAGGAAGGATTGTTGGAAAAATATCTGTTGGACGAACTTTCAGAAAACGACAGAATATTTGTCGAAAAGGCCATTGCAGACGATGTCGATTTAAAGCAGCAATTTATACAGTTGGAAGCTGATTTTGAAAAAATGGCGTTTGAGAATGCCATTGTTCCCGACCCAAGGGTGAAAACAATGTTGCAAAAACGTCTAGAGGAACCAAAAAAACTCATATACTATCGTACCCCGCTTATGATAGCCGCCGGCTTGGCCTTGCTTTTTATGCTGACAACTTTTTTAATGTACAACCGATGGCAAGAATCTCAAGAACGCCTCAACTTGTTGCAGACCCAGACCAATAGTCTGCAAGAGCGATTGGTTGTTTTGGAAGAAAACTACCAAACCACCAATGAGCGTTTACAACTTATCAATGCGCCGAGCACCGTACCCTTTCTTCTTAAAGGTCAAGTTCTTGACCAAGACGCAAGGGCCGTTGCCTATGTGAACCATCAAAACAAGTTGGTAGTGGTAAACCCAAAAGGATTGCCACAATTGCCCGAAGACCAGACCTACCAGATGTGGGGCGATGTTGACGGTGAAATGATCAGCATGGGGCTGCTCCCTACAGATAAAGACTTGGTAATGCTTAAATATATTGATAAGGCTGAATCTTTGAACATTACCATTGAGCCCGCTGGAGGCAATGACCACCCAACCGTCGAAAAACTGGTGTCATACGTAACAATGTAG
- a CDS encoding serine hydrolase domain-containing protein yields MKTPLFSLMLLIFLGWGCSSDTEPIGNDDDPDIANLYFPPDDSADWETISPDDLGWDTEAQQALYNLLEEKNTKAFIILKDGKLVVEWYFGDHTQNTSWYWASAGKTLTAFTVGIAQDEGLLDINDKTSDYLESGWTSLEPEKENLITVWHQLTMTSGMNPLAFDCVAPNCLNYVADAGSRWAYHNGPYTLLQRVVANAAQEEWATYFNTHLRNKIGMDGFWLSTNGSNNVYFSTARSMARFGLLNLANGKWKEETILGDSDFLKDMKNTSQNHNKSYGYLWWLNGKQSHMGPGSQIVFDGFLIPNAPTDTFAGLGKDDQKLYIVPSKGLVVVRMGEDAGEDQLGPSSFDNALWEKLSAYFN; encoded by the coding sequence ATGAAAACACCTCTGTTTTCTTTGATGCTGCTCATTTTTCTGGGATGGGGCTGTTCATCTGATACCGAACCCATTGGCAACGATGATGATCCAGACATTGCCAATCTGTATTTTCCCCCTGACGATTCTGCTGATTGGGAAACAATATCCCCCGATGACCTAGGGTGGGATACCGAAGCGCAACAAGCACTCTATAACCTGCTCGAAGAAAAAAACACCAAGGCATTCATCATTTTAAAGGATGGCAAACTGGTGGTTGAATGGTATTTTGGCGACCACACCCAGAACACCAGTTGGTACTGGGCCTCGGCCGGAAAAACCCTTACCGCTTTTACCGTGGGTATCGCCCAAGACGAAGGTCTTTTGGACATCAACGACAAAACTTCCGATTATCTAGAAAGCGGTTGGACTTCCCTTGAACCCGAAAAGGAAAACCTCATCACCGTCTGGCACCAACTGACCATGACCAGCGGAATGAATCCGTTGGCGTTCGACTGTGTAGCACCAAATTGCCTAAACTATGTGGCCGATGCCGGCTCACGTTGGGCCTACCACAATGGTCCGTACACACTGCTGCAACGTGTGGTGGCCAATGCCGCCCAAGAAGAGTGGGCCACTTACTTCAACACCCATCTCCGCAATAAAATTGGAATGGATGGTTTTTGGCTATCGACCAATGGATCCAACAACGTCTACTTCAGTACTGCCCGCAGTATGGCCCGCTTCGGACTTTTGAACCTTGCCAACGGCAAGTGGAAGGAAGAAACCATTCTCGGTGACAGTGATTTTTTGAAGGATATGAAAAACACCTCACAAAACCACAACAAATCGTACGGATATCTTTGGTGGCTCAATGGCAAGCAGAGCCACATGGGGCCCGGTTCACAAATTGTTTTTGATGGATTCTTGATTCCAAATGCACCGACGGACACCTTTGCCGGACTCGGAAAAGACGACCAAAAACTCTACATCGTGCCCAGTAAGGGGCTGGTAGTGGTCAGAATGGGCGAAGACGCCGGTGAAGACCAATTGGGACCCTCAAGTTTTGACAATGCACTATGGGAAAAACTGAGTGCCTATTTCAATTAG
- the rimO gene encoding 30S ribosomal protein S12 methylthiotransferase RimO, whose protein sequence is MRTKSLKKNRINVVTLGCSKNVYDSEVLMGQLRANNKEVVHEEEGNVVVINTCGFIANAKEESVNTILEFVQKKEAGEIDKVFVTGCLSERYKPDLQKEIPNVDQYFGTSDLPHLLKALGADYRHELVGERLTTTPKNYAYLKIAEGCDRPCSFCAIPLMRGKHRSKPMQELIAEATKLAANGVKELILIAQDLTYYGLDLYKKRNLAELLRQLVKVEGIEWIRLHYAFPTGFPMDVLDVMREEPKICNYIDIPLQHISDPILKSMRRGTTKAKTTKLLQDFRAAVPDIAIRTTLIVGYPGETEEDFQTLKEWVAEMRFERLGCFTYSHEENTHAYSLIDDVPEGVKQQRANEIMELQSQISWELNQEKIGKIFRCIIDRKEGSHFIGRTEFDSPDVDNEVLIDATKHYVKIGDFTHVKITDAADFDLFGEPVSAT, encoded by the coding sequence ATGCGCACAAAATCCTTGAAAAAGAACCGGATAAATGTAGTGACCCTGGGTTGCAGCAAAAATGTCTATGACTCTGAGGTGCTCATGGGCCAGTTGCGCGCCAATAACAAGGAAGTTGTGCATGAAGAAGAAGGCAATGTGGTGGTCATAAACACTTGCGGATTCATTGCCAATGCCAAAGAGGAAAGCGTCAACACCATTCTGGAGTTTGTACAAAAGAAGGAAGCGGGCGAGATTGACAAAGTATTTGTCACAGGATGCTTGAGCGAACGTTACAAGCCTGACCTGCAAAAAGAGATACCCAACGTTGACCAGTACTTTGGCACCAGCGACCTGCCCCATCTTTTGAAGGCCCTAGGGGCTGATTACCGGCACGAGTTAGTGGGCGAACGGTTGACGACCACGCCCAAAAACTATGCCTATCTTAAAATCGCCGAAGGGTGCGACCGGCCCTGTTCGTTCTGCGCGATTCCGTTGATGCGGGGCAAGCACCGTAGCAAACCGATGCAAGAATTGATTGCAGAAGCTACAAAATTGGCCGCCAACGGGGTAAAAGAACTGATTTTAATAGCACAAGACCTGACTTATTATGGTCTTGACCTGTATAAAAAACGGAATCTTGCCGAACTGTTGCGCCAGTTGGTCAAAGTCGAGGGAATCGAATGGATTCGACTGCATTATGCGTTTCCGACCGGTTTTCCGATGGACGTACTCGATGTAATGCGCGAAGAGCCAAAAATTTGCAATTACATCGATATTCCGTTACAACATATTTCGGACCCCATTCTAAAGAGTATGCGACGGGGCACCACCAAGGCCAAAACCACTAAATTGCTGCAAGATTTTCGGGCTGCCGTACCAGATATAGCTATTCGAACCACATTGATCGTGGGGTATCCTGGGGAAACCGAGGAAGATTTTCAAACTTTGAAAGAATGGGTCGCCGAAATGCGTTTCGAGCGCTTGGGCTGTTTTACCTACAGCCATGAAGAGAACACCCACGCCTATTCGTTGATCGATGATGTTCCCGAAGGGGTGAAACAACAGCGTGCCAATGAGATAATGGAGCTGCAATCACAGATTTCGTGGGAGCTGAACCAAGAGAAGATAGGTAAGATTTTTCGCTGTATCATCGACCGCAAAGAGGGAAGCCATTTTATCGGGCGCACAGAATTTGACTCGCCCGACGTAGATAACGAAGTATTGATCGATGCAACCAAGCATTATGTGAAAATTGGTGACTTCACCCATGTTAAAATAACCGATGCGGCTGATTTCGACCTTTTCGGCGAACCCGTTTCCGCCACTTAG
- a CDS encoding amidase family protein has translation MKKTILPLLILMAFVACKQEPKKSEPIVLWQPYNDSTEVAANADHENERMRYKFIQSKVLDKNEVFLPLYEEVSRFSEAKYEMMKALVLEQDIPSIQKSISEGKFSYEDLTRFYLHRIYKYELPNETTLNIIIALNPKVLEEARKLKPNATGEHPIYGMPILLKDNIGSEGMKTTAGAIALKDNVTDDAFIVKKLKEKGALILGKVNLSEWANFLCNCPNGQSAMGGQTLNPYGRRVFDTGGSSAGSGTSVAANYAVAAVGTETSGSILSPSSQNSVVGLKPTVGLLSRTGIVPISSTLDTPGPMTKNVTDNAILLDAMLGKDVEDPKSVEGYQGILSSYQQPAPLEKIRLGAIKGLMERDSIYRKTVQILRKGGIEIVEFTPPEVKRDGFLTLLNIDMKNDLPKYLETQTKDKQAVKVRSVEDVVRFNLQDTLVRIPYGQERFEGILADSTNAEKFTEIKEQLKHAGRRYFDTPMNQYGLDAVLSINNWHAGYAAMAEYPALTIPMGYKESGEPISLTFIGEPFEEAHLLRIGKTYENLNKVRKIPAAYAN, from the coding sequence ATGAAAAAAACCATCTTACCTCTCTTGATTCTTATGGCCTTTGTGGCTTGCAAACAGGAACCCAAAAAATCAGAACCCATTGTATTGTGGCAGCCCTATAACGATTCTACCGAGGTGGCGGCCAATGCCGACCATGAAAATGAGCGCATGCGCTATAAGTTCATCCAAAGCAAGGTGCTTGATAAAAACGAGGTATTCTTGCCCTTGTATGAAGAAGTTTCCCGGTTTTCGGAAGCGAAATATGAGATGATGAAGGCGTTGGTGCTGGAACAGGACATCCCATCCATCCAAAAAAGTATATCCGAGGGAAAATTCTCGTATGAAGATTTGACACGCTTCTATCTGCACCGCATCTACAAATACGAACTGCCCAACGAGACCACCTTGAATATCATTATTGCGCTGAACCCAAAAGTATTGGAAGAAGCAAGAAAATTGAAACCCAATGCAACGGGTGAACATCCCATTTATGGCATGCCCATACTTTTAAAGGATAATATCGGTTCTGAAGGCATGAAAACCACCGCTGGGGCCATTGCCTTGAAAGACAATGTGACCGACGACGCGTTTATTGTAAAGAAATTGAAGGAGAAGGGGGCGTTGATACTGGGGAAGGTCAATCTCAGTGAATGGGCCAATTTTTTGTGTAATTGTCCTAACGGACAAAGTGCCATGGGAGGGCAAACATTGAACCCCTATGGTCGGCGGGTGTTCGATACCGGCGGATCCAGTGCCGGTAGCGGAACCTCGGTGGCCGCCAATTATGCCGTGGCGGCGGTTGGCACTGAGACTTCGGGATCTATTCTGTCGCCCTCAAGCCAAAACTCCGTGGTAGGCCTAAAGCCAACTGTTGGACTGTTGAGCCGCACGGGAATCGTGCCCATTTCAAGTACGCTCGATACCCCGGGGCCCATGACCAAAAATGTGACCGACAATGCCATTTTGTTGGATGCCATGCTTGGGAAGGACGTAGAAGACCCAAAATCGGTCGAAGGTTACCAAGGCATCTTGTCTTCCTACCAACAGCCAGCACCTTTAGAAAAAATCCGGTTGGGAGCCATAAAGGGTCTGATGGAAAGAGATTCCATTTATCGCAAGACGGTTCAAATTTTACGGAAAGGGGGCATTGAAATAGTGGAATTTACGCCTCCTGAAGTAAAGCGTGATGGTTTTCTTACGCTGTTGAACATCGATATGAAGAATGATTTGCCAAAGTATCTAGAAACCCAAACAAAAGACAAACAAGCGGTAAAGGTGCGCTCTGTTGAAGATGTGGTTCGCTTCAACCTTCAAGATACCCTGGTGCGCATACCCTATGGCCAAGAACGTTTCGAGGGTATCTTGGCCGATTCGACCAACGCAGAAAAGTTCACTGAGATAAAAGAACAACTAAAACATGCTGGGCGGCGTTATTTTGACACTCCCATGAACCAATATGGATTGGATGCGGTCTTATCAATCAACAATTGGCATGCGGGCTATGCCGCCATGGCCGAGTATCCTGCCTTGACCATTCCCATGGGGTATAAGGAAAGTGGCGAACCCATCAGCCTTACTTTTATTGGTGAGCCGTTCGAAGAGGCGCACTTGTTACGTATTGGTAAAACATATGAGAACTTGAACAAAGTCAGAAAAATTCCAGCGGCATATGCTAATTGA
- a CDS encoding fasciclin domain-containing protein, giving the protein MKKVALIISSITLFLFAQITMAQKGKDIVDMAVSQDDFSTLVTALKAADLVGALKGDGPFTVFAPVNAGFEKIDSNTLNALLQPENKDKLAAILTYHVVSGKLQAKDVAAALESGGGKATLTTLNGAKLTAMSKNGGIYLKDAHGNYSKIAQTDVMASNGVIHVIEDVVMPK; this is encoded by the coding sequence ATGAAAAAAGTAGCTCTAATTATCTCATCGATTACCTTGTTTCTATTTGCCCAAATCACAATGGCCCAAAAGGGAAAGGACATTGTGGACATGGCTGTTTCACAAGATGACTTTTCAACGCTGGTGACCGCCCTTAAGGCGGCAGATCTGGTAGGCGCCTTAAAGGGGGATGGCCCCTTTACGGTATTTGCCCCAGTAAATGCGGGATTTGAAAAAATTGATTCAAATACGCTGAACGCCCTTTTGCAGCCAGAGAATAAAGATAAATTGGCTGCTATCTTGACCTATCATGTTGTGTCAGGGAAGCTGCAGGCAAAAGATGTGGCGGCGGCCCTTGAGTCTGGTGGTGGCAAGGCAACGCTTACTACGTTGAACGGCGCCAAATTGACAGCCATGAGCAAAAATGGTGGAATTTACCTAAAAGATGCCCACGGCAATTATAGTAAAATAGCACAAACCGATGTAATGGCCTCCAATGGGGTGATTCACGTAATTGAAGACGTGGTCATGCCCAAATAA
- a CDS encoding SRPBCC family protein → MKYTTEITVDLPRDEFIKKLDNPENMKHWQRGLVSYEQLSGTPGEEGARMNLKYKMGKRELEMVETIIKRNLPEEFHVTYDAKGVHNIQKNYFKEEDGKTRWISESEFQFSSLGMKLMAFLMPGAFKKQSMKYAVDFKNFAEKGISVLDDQ, encoded by the coding sequence ATGAAGTATACTACCGAGATTACAGTTGACCTGCCCCGTGACGAATTCATCAAAAAGCTCGACAATCCTGAAAACATGAAGCATTGGCAGCGGGGGCTTGTGAGCTACGAGCAACTTTCTGGAACACCCGGTGAAGAGGGGGCGAGAATGAACCTTAAATACAAGATGGGAAAGCGAGAGCTTGAAATGGTCGAGACAATCATCAAACGAAACCTGCCCGAAGAATTTCATGTGACCTACGATGCCAAGGGCGTGCACAACATACAAAAAAATTATTTCAAGGAGGAAGACGGAAAAACCCGTTGGATATCGGAAAGCGAATTTCAATTCTCTTCGCTGGGCATGAAATTAATGGCCTTTTTAATGCCTGGGGCCTTTAAGAAACAGTCGATGAAGTATGCCGTCGATTTTAAAAATTTCGCCGAAAAAGGTATTTCAGTACTTGATGACCAATAA
- a CDS encoding Gfo/Idh/MocA family protein, with translation MKWARRDLLKGLGGLPILGAVWWAGAATAVGNRKERSEILEVLNIEPSLPPTVPEITGEPVRVGIIGFGIRGEQLCRSLGFATNEWLEDMKLEAENDPKHKALEDFMNQDKLNVKLAGVCDVFDVRAEKALRSFSSEDNKIKRYGTYQEMIQSGDIDAVVIATPDHWHAPMAIEALNNGVHVYVEKPMTHTVEETYRLREAALNSKAVFAVGHQHRQTLSFKTASDVIQKGTLGHVSLIQTNTNRNDDNGAWNYEMHQKANENTIDWQQFLGTAPQIPFNKNHFFRWRKWWAYGSGLSGDLLTHDYDRLNCVLQMGIPDSVMASGGIYTHNDGRNVPDVLQVNMEFPNFSTGSSQQQGKEKGMTFCYSATLGNGFNRPTILMGHDATMELGNRLTVWPDGGSTRYAEMLEAEKMRPSVPIYQYNPGANMPDAISSATSQYFADKGLMWTYINGMRVDSTFLHMREWLSVIKNGGKVSCGIKEGFEEAISAHMAGLSWKLGRRIEWDATNERLKPIEGIDFDEVLLSSDFQPEGAILVG, from the coding sequence ATGAAATGGGCAAGAAGAGATTTATTGAAAGGATTGGGGGGGCTCCCCATTTTAGGTGCCGTATGGTGGGCTGGTGCCGCTACGGCCGTGGGCAACAGAAAAGAACGGTCTGAGATACTTGAGGTGTTGAACATTGAGCCCTCACTGCCACCAACAGTACCCGAAATTACCGGTGAACCGGTTAGGGTGGGTATCATCGGTTTTGGCATTCGGGGCGAGCAATTGTGCCGCTCTTTGGGATTTGCTACCAACGAATGGCTGGAAGATATGAAACTCGAGGCCGAGAATGACCCCAAGCACAAGGCCCTCGAAGATTTTATGAACCAAGACAAACTCAATGTCAAACTGGCAGGGGTATGCGATGTTTTTGATGTTAGGGCAGAAAAGGCACTGCGATCCTTTTCCTCTGAAGACAACAAAATAAAACGATATGGTACGTACCAAGAAATGATACAGAGTGGTGACATCGATGCCGTTGTAATTGCCACCCCAGATCATTGGCATGCACCTATGGCCATTGAGGCATTGAACAATGGGGTACATGTATATGTCGAAAAGCCCATGACACATACAGTTGAGGAAACCTACCGGTTACGGGAGGCCGCCCTGAACTCAAAAGCCGTCTTTGCCGTTGGTCACCAACACCGTCAAACGTTAAGTTTCAAAACGGCTAGCGACGTTATTCAAAAGGGCACCCTAGGGCACGTTTCATTGATACAGACCAATACCAATCGGAATGATGACAACGGGGCATGGAACTATGAGATGCACCAAAAGGCCAACGAGAATACCATTGATTGGCAACAGTTCTTGGGCACGGCCCCACAAATACCCTTCAACAAGAACCACTTCTTCAGATGGCGTAAATGGTGGGCTTATGGTTCAGGGTTATCAGGAGATTTGTTGACCCACGATTATGACAGATTGAACTGTGTGTTGCAGATGGGCATTCCTGATTCGGTCATGGCCTCAGGGGGCATTTACACCCACAACGATGGCCGTAACGTACCCGATGTCTTGCAGGTGAACATGGAGTTTCCGAATTTCAGTACGGGCAGCAGTCAACAGCAAGGGAAGGAAAAGGGCATGACCTTTTGTTATAGCGCCACACTCGGCAATGGCTTTAACCGCCCCACTATTTTAATGGGCCATGATGCCACCATGGAACTTGGCAACCGGCTGACCGTATGGCCCGACGGGGGCTCGACACGCTATGCTGAAATGCTCGAGGCTGAAAAGATGCGGCCTTCGGTGCCCATATATCAGTACAACCCCGGTGCCAACATGCCCGATGCCATTTCGTCGGCCACCTCGCAATATTTTGCCGATAAGGGCCTTATGTGGACATACATCAACGGAATGCGGGTCGATTCAACCTTTTTGCATATGCGTGAATGGTTGAGTGTCATCAAAAATGGCGGTAAGGTCAGCTGCGGCATCAAGGAAGGTTTTGAGGAAGCGATTTCGGCCCATATGGCCGGGCTTTCATGGAAGCTTGGAAGAAGAATTGAATGGGATGCCACCAATGAGCGGTTGAAGCCCATTGAAGGCATCGATTTTGATGAGGTGCTGCTTTCTTCTGATTTTCAACCTGAAGGCGCCATCTTGGTTGGTTAG
- a CDS encoding RNA polymerase sigma factor, which produces MSKLPTDNDLMTRLANGDKQALYIIYDRYAPALYGVILRMCRNRVQAEDLLQESFVKIWQNAHRYDRTKGRFYTWAYRIAKNIGLNALRKPMPLIQNEDLSVHSNKEDATTIDYTGLNGALKKLEPHHQKAIELVYFRGYTHREAHEEMDVPLGTFKSYVRQALKLLRESYGTELMITWSILQILA; this is translated from the coding sequence ATGTCGAAGCTCCCAACTGACAATGATCTTATGACCCGCCTTGCCAATGGCGACAAGCAAGCCTTGTATATAATCTACGACCGCTATGCACCGGCGCTCTATGGGGTTATTTTACGTATGTGCCGAAATCGGGTGCAGGCAGAAGACCTTTTACAAGAGAGTTTTGTAAAGATTTGGCAAAATGCCCATCGCTATGACCGCACCAAAGGGCGATTTTATACCTGGGCCTACAGAATTGCAAAAAATATAGGCTTAAATGCATTGCGAAAACCAATGCCGCTCATCCAAAATGAGGATTTGAGTGTACATAGTAATAAAGAGGATGCAACAACCATCGATTATACTGGACTGAATGGAGCTCTAAAAAAGTTAGAGCCTCACCACCAAAAAGCTATTGAACTGGTATATTTCAGAGGTTATACCCACCGTGAGGCTCACGAAGAAATGGATGTACCGCTGGGCACATTCAAGTCATATGTGCGGCAGGCCTTGAAGCTGCTTCGCGAAAGCTATGGCACCGAGCTTATGATAACATGGTCAATCTTACAAATTTTGGCATGA
- a CDS encoding SRPBCC family protein produces the protein MEQLRFDQFTKKIYIKAPLQKLYWCWATKAGIETWFLRKAVYTASDGDTRKPDDFIQSGDTYTWEWHNWDGQEKGTILQANGKDFLDFSFANDVCKVSVKLEEKERATLLTLKQYDMPTDEETKMNIYNGCSCGWTFWLANLKAYLEHGIVLNETEFDLTDIPQAGHVYVNM, from the coding sequence ATGGAACAGCTACGTTTTGACCAGTTCACCAAAAAGATCTATATAAAGGCGCCGCTCCAAAAATTATATTGGTGTTGGGCCACAAAGGCCGGTATTGAAACTTGGTTCTTGAGAAAAGCCGTTTATACCGCTTCAGATGGCGACACCAGAAAACCAGATGATTTCATACAATCGGGCGATACCTATACTTGGGAGTGGCACAATTGGGACGGTCAGGAAAAAGGAACCATATTGCAGGCCAATGGCAAAGATTTTTTAGACTTTTCATTTGCAAATGACGTGTGCAAGGTCTCTGTGAAACTCGAAGAAAAAGAAAGGGCCACACTGCTCACTTTAAAGCAATATGACATGCCCACCGATGAAGAGACCAAAATGAACATTTATAATGGGTGTAGTTGCGGGTGGACCTTTTGGCTGGCCAATCTAAAAGCCTATCTAGAGCATGGCATCGTCCTGAATGAAACCGAGTTTGACCTTACCGATATTCCCCAAGCGGGGCACGTTTATGTGAACATGTAA
- a CDS encoding serine hydrolase → MKKTEQLSRSIFLFVAVGLLFLSCTQNQAVNPLEQALASADGRIKRVMDSLDQYELQIRYTQIDRFGDSIVFTDYDFQVDENAYFYPASTVKFPAAVAALEKLNEIDSLDTDTRFYVEGDSVETTFSEAILQIFTVSDNVANNRLVEFLGFDDLNGRMRRRGVKPIRIAHRLSTDNADEVTTKPLVIYLNDSTTATTKPITSGAPRPLELMEIKKGTGFYVQDSLHRGPFDFGLKNYYPITAQHALLKRIVFPDQFISEERFNLSESQRGFLLDAMQLLPQEVGYDSEEYYDSYGKFFIYGDKKETMPDHVSIYNKVGYAYGTLTDCAYIHDEKNKIEFMVTATILVNKDGIFNDNVYEYDEVGIPFLAQLGRELYHYELNRKR, encoded by the coding sequence ATGAAGAAAACTGAACAACTTTCGCGCTCAATCTTTCTCTTTGTCGCGGTTGGCCTTTTGTTCCTTAGCTGCACCCAAAACCAAGCTGTAAACCCTTTAGAGCAAGCTCTGGCCTCCGCTGATGGGAGAATCAAAAGGGTGATGGACAGTCTTGACCAATACGAGCTACAAATTCGCTACACCCAAATTGACCGCTTCGGCGATAGCATAGTCTTTACCGATTATGATTTTCAGGTTGATGAAAATGCCTATTTCTACCCTGCCAGTACCGTCAAGTTTCCGGCAGCGGTGGCCGCACTTGAAAAACTGAACGAAATCGATTCTTTGGACACGGATACCCGTTTTTATGTTGAAGGCGACTCTGTCGAAACCACTTTTTCTGAGGCCATTTTACAAATTTTCACAGTCAGTGATAATGTTGCCAACAACCGTTTGGTTGAATTTTTGGGGTTTGACGATTTGAACGGTCGCATGCGAAGACGGGGGGTAAAGCCCATTCGAATCGCACACCGGCTCTCAACCGATAATGCCGACGAGGTTACGACAAAACCGTTGGTCATTTATTTGAATGACAGTACCACCGCTACCACCAAACCCATTACCAGCGGTGCACCCCGGCCCCTTGAACTAATGGAGATAAAAAAGGGAACCGGGTTTTATGTACAAGATTCGCTTCACAGGGGGCCTTTCGATTTCGGACTGAAAAACTACTACCCGATCACCGCACAGCACGCTTTGTTGAAACGGATAGTTTTTCCGGATCAATTCATAAGCGAAGAGCGGTTTAACTTAAGTGAATCGCAACGTGGGTTTCTACTAGATGCCATGCAGTTACTGCCCCAAGAGGTGGGGTACGACTCTGAAGAATATTATGACAGTTATGGCAAATTCTTCATTTATGGCGATAAAAAAGAGACCATGCCCGACCATGTCAGCATTTACAACAAGGTTGGCTATGCGTATGGCACGTTGACCGACTGTGCTTACATACACGATGAAAAGAACAAGATTGAGTTTATGGTCACCGCCACCATATTGGTCAACAAAGATGGCATATTCAACGACAATGTTTATGAATATGACGAAGTGGGCATACCTTTCTTGGCCCAATTGGGCCGTGAACTTTATCATTATGAATTAAACCGAAAAAGATAA